In one Fodinicola acaciae genomic region, the following are encoded:
- the rapZ gene encoding RNase adapter RapZ — MDLVIVTGLSGAGRSTVARALENVGYYVVDNLPQSLVITMAGLAAQSGGAARRTAIVLDVRSRALSSDIAEAIQQLRARDFHPRVIFLEAADDVLVRRYESVRRKHPLQGDGRLLDGITAERALLASARGEADLIIDTTELNVNQLRNRVEEIFGDEWHRLKATVLSFGFKYGIPPDADFLVDVRFLPNPHWVPELRPLTGQHPDVADFVLRQPGATSFMSRYAGLLTDVVDGFSGEGKQYLTVAVGCTGGKHRSVAMAERLGALLEEGGLPVRVVHRDLGRE, encoded by the coding sequence ATGGACCTGGTGATCGTCACCGGGTTGTCCGGGGCTGGCCGGTCCACAGTGGCGCGTGCGTTGGAAAACGTCGGCTATTACGTGGTCGACAACCTTCCGCAGTCGTTGGTGATCACCATGGCCGGGCTGGCCGCGCAGTCCGGCGGCGCGGCCAGGCGAACGGCGATCGTGTTGGACGTACGCAGCCGCGCGCTGTCCTCCGACATCGCCGAGGCGATCCAGCAGCTGCGGGCCCGCGACTTCCATCCTCGGGTGATCTTCCTGGAGGCGGCCGACGACGTGCTGGTGCGGCGCTACGAGAGCGTACGCCGCAAGCACCCGCTGCAGGGTGACGGCCGGCTGCTGGACGGCATCACCGCCGAGCGCGCGCTGCTGGCCAGCGCGCGCGGCGAGGCCGACCTGATCATCGACACCACCGAGCTCAACGTCAACCAGCTGCGCAACCGGGTCGAGGAGATCTTCGGCGACGAGTGGCACCGGCTGAAGGCGACGGTGCTGTCTTTCGGTTTCAAGTACGGCATTCCGCCGGATGCCGACTTCCTGGTGGACGTACGGTTCCTGCCCAACCCGCACTGGGTTCCCGAGCTGCGGCCGCTGACCGGCCAGCATCCGGACGTCGCCGACTTCGTGCTGCGCCAGCCTGGCGCCACCTCGTTCATGTCCCGCTATGCCGGCCTGCTGACCGACGTGGTGGACGGTTTTTCCGGGGAAGGCAAGCAATATCTGACGGTCGCGGTCGGCTGCACCGGCGGCAAGCACCGCAGCGTGGCGATGGCCGAGCGGCTCGGCGCCCTGCTCGAGGAGGGTGGCCTGCCCGTCCGGGTGGTGCACCGCGACCTGGGGAGAGAGTGA
- a CDS encoding gluconeogenesis factor YvcK family protein, whose translation MTVNVVAIGGGHGLAASVRALKELDERVDRLDLSAVVSVADDGASSGRVRSELGILPPGDLRKSLVALAGESPAAQTAAELFEHRLGGDGPLAGHAVGNLILAGLLERLGDAPTALSAAAAMLDARGRVLPAAEQPLVLGGEVMVTGSRRPVMVGGQAALVRTRGRIRRLWIEPADPPACAAATQAIRAADTVVIGPGSWFTSVLAPLLVPEIGEAVAATRAKVVLVLNLAAGPGETEGMTAADHVEVLAAHLPALRCDAVVVDPSVAPAGSTLDSELTAAAGALGARVINAPVAAADGTPRHDQALLASALWGALDGAYERMAVDSWL comes from the coding sequence GTGACCGTGAACGTCGTCGCCATCGGTGGCGGACACGGGCTCGCGGCGTCGGTCCGTGCGCTCAAGGAGCTCGACGAGCGCGTCGACCGGCTCGACCTGAGCGCGGTCGTGTCGGTCGCCGACGACGGCGCCTCCTCCGGCCGCGTACGCTCCGAGCTCGGCATCCTGCCACCCGGCGACCTGCGCAAATCGCTGGTCGCGCTGGCCGGTGAGAGTCCGGCCGCGCAGACCGCGGCGGAGCTGTTCGAGCACCGGCTCGGCGGCGACGGGCCGCTGGCCGGCCACGCGGTCGGCAACCTGATCCTGGCCGGGCTGCTGGAGCGGCTCGGCGACGCACCCACCGCGCTGTCGGCGGCGGCCGCGATGCTGGACGCGCGGGGGAGAGTGCTGCCGGCGGCCGAACAGCCGCTGGTGCTCGGAGGAGAGGTGATGGTGACCGGCTCGCGGCGGCCGGTCATGGTCGGCGGCCAGGCCGCGCTGGTCCGTACCCGGGGCCGGATCCGCCGGCTGTGGATCGAGCCGGCCGACCCGCCGGCGTGCGCGGCCGCCACGCAGGCGATCCGCGCCGCCGACACCGTGGTGATCGGGCCGGGCTCGTGGTTCACCAGCGTGCTCGCGCCGTTGCTGGTGCCGGAGATCGGCGAGGCGGTCGCGGCGACCCGCGCGAAGGTGGTGCTGGTGCTCAACCTGGCCGCAGGGCCGGGGGAGACCGAGGGGATGACGGCCGCCGACCACGTCGAGGTGCTGGCGGCGCATCTGCCGGCGCTGCGCTGCGACGCGGTGGTGGTGGATCCGTCGGTGGCACCGGCCGGGTCCACTTTGGACAGTGAGTTGACGGCCGCCGCCGGGGCTTTGGGGGCCCGGGTGATCAACGCGCCGGTTGCGGCGGCCGATGGAACACCCCGTCATGACCAGGCTTTGCTTGCGTCCGCTCTGTGGGGGGCACTGGATGGGGCGTACGAGAGGATGGCGGTCGACTCATGGCTATGA
- the whiA gene encoding DNA-binding protein WhiA produces MAMTAAVKDELSRLTVTKPCCRKAEMAALLRFAGGLHIVGGRVIVEAELDTGAAARRLRREISEVYGHTSEIQVLAAGGLRRGSRYIVRVSREGEALARQTGLLDLRGRPVRGLPPQVVSAGLCCTEAAWRGAFLAHGSLTEPGRSASLEITCPGPEAALALVGAARRLGITAKAREVRGVDRVVVRDGDAIGALLTRIGAHASVLAWEERRMRREVRATANRLANFDDANLRRSARAAVAAGARVERALEILGSQAPTHLIDAGKLRLTHKQASLEELGQLANPPLTKDAVAGRIRRLLALADKRASEMGIPDTEASVTQDMLAQ; encoded by the coding sequence ATGGCTATGACAGCTGCGGTCAAGGACGAGTTAAGTCGCCTCACCGTGACAAAACCGTGTTGCCGTAAGGCGGAGATGGCCGCGTTGTTGCGGTTCGCGGGGGGTTTGCACATCGTCGGTGGCCGGGTGATCGTGGAGGCCGAGCTGGACACCGGCGCGGCGGCGCGCCGGCTGCGCCGGGAGATCAGCGAGGTGTACGGACACACCAGCGAGATCCAGGTGCTCGCGGCCGGCGGGCTGCGGCGGGGCAGCCGCTACATCGTCCGGGTGAGCCGCGAAGGTGAGGCGCTGGCCAGGCAGACCGGCTTGCTGGACCTGCGCGGCCGGCCCGTACGCGGCCTGCCGCCGCAGGTCGTCTCGGCCGGCCTGTGCTGCACCGAGGCCGCCTGGCGCGGCGCGTTCCTGGCGCACGGCTCGCTCACCGAGCCGGGCCGGTCGGCTTCGCTGGAGATCACCTGTCCCGGTCCCGAGGCCGCGTTGGCGCTGGTCGGCGCAGCGCGCCGGCTCGGCATCACGGCGAAGGCCCGCGAAGTCCGCGGTGTCGACCGGGTGGTCGTACGCGACGGCGACGCGATCGGCGCGCTGCTGACCCGGATCGGCGCGCACGCGAGCGTGTTGGCCTGGGAGGAGCGGCGGATGCGACGCGAGGTGCGTGCGACCGCCAACCGGCTCGCCAACTTCGACGACGCCAACCTGCGCCGCTCCGCCCGCGCCGCGGTAGCCGCCGGCGCGCGGGTCGAGCGCGCGTTGGAGATCCTCGGCAGCCAGGCGCCGACGCATCTCATCGACGCCGGCAAGCTGCGGCTCACCCACAAGCAGGCCTCGCTGGAGGAGCTCGGCCAGCTTGCCAACCCACCGCTGACCAAGGACGCGGTAGCCGGCCGGATCCGCCGGCTGCTGGCGCTGGCCGACAAGCGCGCCAGCGAGATGGGGATCCCGGACACCGAGGCCAGCGTCACCCAGGACATGCTCGCCCAGTAG
- the gap gene encoding type I glyceraldehyde-3-phosphate dehydrogenase — protein MTIRVGINGFGRIGRNFFRAAQASGADVEVVGVNDLVDNATLANLLKYDSILGRLDAEVGHTDTDIVVNGKNIRATAERDPAQLPWKDLGADIVIESTGFFTDGTKAKAHVEAGAKKVIISAPAKNDDVTVVMGVNHTSYDPDQHTIISNASCTTNCLAPLAKVLNDAFGIERGLMTTIHAYTQDQMLQDGPHKDLRRARAAALNVVPTSTGAAKAIGLVLPELNGKLDGYSLRVPVPTGSITDLTATLTNAASVDEINAAYKAAAEGDLKGYLRYSTDPIVSSDIVTDPASCIYDAPITKVIGDQVKVYGWYDNEWGYSNRLVDLVTFVGQSI, from the coding sequence GTGACGATCCGTGTAGGCATCAACGGCTTCGGTCGCATCGGCCGCAACTTCTTCCGTGCCGCGCAGGCCTCCGGCGCGGACGTCGAGGTCGTCGGCGTGAACGACCTGGTCGACAACGCGACGCTGGCCAACCTGCTCAAGTACGACAGCATCCTGGGCCGGCTGGACGCCGAGGTCGGCCACACCGACACCGACATCGTGGTGAACGGCAAGAACATCCGCGCCACCGCAGAGCGCGACCCGGCGCAGCTGCCATGGAAGGACCTCGGCGCCGACATCGTCATCGAGTCGACCGGCTTCTTCACCGACGGCACCAAGGCCAAGGCGCACGTCGAAGCCGGCGCCAAGAAGGTCATCATCTCGGCTCCGGCGAAGAACGACGACGTCACCGTGGTCATGGGGGTCAACCACACCTCCTACGACCCCGACCAGCACACGATCATCTCCAACGCGTCCTGCACGACCAACTGCCTCGCGCCGCTGGCCAAGGTGCTCAACGACGCGTTCGGCATCGAGCGTGGCCTGATGACGACCATCCACGCCTACACGCAGGACCAGATGCTGCAGGACGGCCCGCACAAGGACCTGCGCCGGGCCCGCGCCGCCGCGCTCAACGTCGTGCCGACCTCCACCGGCGCCGCCAAGGCGATCGGCCTGGTGCTGCCGGAGCTCAACGGCAAGCTCGACGGCTATTCGCTGCGCGTGCCGGTGCCGACTGGCTCGATCACCGACCTGACCGCGACCCTCACCAACGCGGCCAGCGTCGACGAGATCAACGCCGCATACAAGGCGGCCGCCGAGGGTGACCTCAAGGGCTACCTGCGTTACAGCACCGACCCGATCGTGTCCTCCGATATCGTCACCGACCCGGCCTCCTGCATCTATGACGCGCCGATCACCAAGGTCATCGGCGACCAGGTCAAGGTCTACGGCTGGTACGACAACGAGTGGGGCTACTCCAACCGCCTGGTCGACCTGGTCACCTTCGTCGGTCAGTCCATCTAG
- a CDS encoding phosphoglycerate kinase — MRTLDDLLSAGVGGTAVLVRADLNVPLDAGRITDDGRIRAVLPTVRQLTAAGARVILLSHLGRPKGQPDPKYTLKPVSVRLGELLETQVAFATDTVGESAKETVAALENGGVALLENLRFDARETSKDEAERGAFATELAAFGESYVDDAFGAVHRKHASVFDLARKLPHYAGNLVAAELEVLRKLTTEPARPYVVVLGGSKVSDKLGVIQALLPKVDRLLVGGGMCFTFLKAQGKDVGDSLLEDDQVEVCRQLLAEAGDKIVLPVDVVVSGEIAPQATTRIVGADEIPDKQKGLDIGPASVAVFADVLKSARTVFWNGPMGVFEVAPFAAGTRGVGEAVRAVDGLSVVGGGDSAAAVRLLELGEDAFGHISTGGGASLEYLEGKTLPGLEALED, encoded by the coding sequence GTGCGTACGCTCGACGACCTGCTCTCGGCCGGCGTCGGCGGCACGGCCGTGCTCGTACGGGCCGACCTGAACGTGCCGCTGGACGCCGGCCGGATCACCGACGACGGCCGCATCCGCGCGGTGCTGCCGACCGTACGCCAGCTCACCGCGGCGGGCGCCAGGGTGATCCTGCTCAGCCACCTCGGCCGGCCGAAGGGCCAGCCCGACCCGAAATACACCCTCAAGCCGGTGTCCGTACGACTCGGCGAGCTGCTCGAGACGCAGGTTGCCTTCGCGACCGACACGGTGGGTGAGAGCGCCAAGGAAACCGTTGCGGCGCTGGAAAACGGCGGCGTCGCGCTGCTGGAAAACCTGCGGTTCGACGCGCGCGAGACCTCGAAGGACGAGGCTGAGCGCGGCGCTTTCGCGACCGAGCTCGCCGCGTTTGGGGAGTCCTATGTGGACGACGCTTTCGGTGCCGTGCACCGCAAGCACGCCAGCGTCTTCGATCTCGCTCGCAAACTTCCGCACTATGCCGGCAATCTGGTGGCGGCCGAGCTGGAGGTGCTGCGCAAGCTGACCACCGAGCCGGCCCGGCCGTACGTGGTGGTGCTCGGCGGCTCGAAGGTCTCGGACAAGCTCGGCGTGATCCAGGCGCTGCTGCCCAAGGTCGACCGGCTGCTGGTCGGCGGCGGCATGTGCTTCACTTTCCTGAAGGCACAAGGAAAGGACGTCGGCGACTCGCTGCTGGAGGACGACCAGGTCGAGGTCTGCCGCCAGCTGCTGGCCGAGGCAGGCGACAAGATCGTGCTGCCGGTCGACGTCGTCGTCTCCGGCGAGATCGCGCCGCAGGCCACGACGCGGATCGTCGGCGCCGACGAGATTCCGGACAAACAAAAGGGTCTGGACATCGGCCCAGCTTCCGTCGCCGTGTTCGCGGACGTGCTCAAGAGTGCGCGGACGGTGTTCTGGAACGGTCCGATGGGAGTCTTCGAGGTGGCGCCGTTCGCCGCCGGTACGCGCGGTGTCGGCGAGGCCGTACGCGCGGTCGACGGCCTGTCGGTGGTCGGTGGCGGTGACTCGGCCGCCGCCGTACGCCTGCTAGAACTTGGCGAGGATGCCTTCGGCCACATCTCCACCGGTGGTGGGGCCTCACTGGAATATCTCGAAGGCAAGACACTGCCAGGTCTGGAAGCGCTGGAGGACTAG
- the tpiA gene encoding triose-phosphate isomerase produces MARTKAVAPAGRRPLIAGNWKMNLNHLEAIAVVQKVAFSLSDELLTEIEVVVLPPFTDLRSVQTMVAGDRLLLGYGAQDLSPHDSGAYTGDISGAMLAKLGCQYVTIGHSERREHHGETDEIVNAKVLAARKHGITPILCLGEGLHVRKENGHVAHCTDQLRAALNGVKAESIVGTSDGESDTVPVDLVIAYEPVWAIGTGEVATPADAQEVCGFLRKTIGELYGADVANGIRILYGGSVKSSNVAGIMAEADVDGALVGGASLDPEEFARICRFREHVKA; encoded by the coding sequence ATGGCCCGTACGAAGGCTGTCGCGCCAGCTGGCCGGCGACCGCTGATCGCCGGCAACTGGAAGATGAACCTCAACCACCTCGAGGCGATCGCGGTGGTGCAGAAGGTGGCGTTCAGCCTCTCCGACGAGCTGCTCACCGAGATCGAGGTGGTGGTGCTGCCACCTTTCACCGATCTGCGAAGTGTCCAGACGATGGTCGCTGGCGACCGGCTGCTGCTCGGCTACGGCGCGCAGGATCTGTCGCCGCACGACAGCGGCGCATACACCGGCGACATCAGCGGTGCGATGCTGGCCAAGCTCGGCTGTCAGTACGTGACGATCGGCCACTCCGAGCGGCGCGAGCACCACGGCGAGACCGACGAGATCGTCAACGCGAAGGTGCTCGCCGCGCGCAAGCACGGCATCACGCCGATCCTCTGCCTCGGCGAGGGATTGCACGTACGCAAGGAAAACGGCCACGTCGCGCACTGCACCGACCAGCTCCGCGCGGCGCTCAACGGAGTCAAGGCGGAGTCGATCGTCGGCACCAGCGACGGTGAGTCCGACACCGTGCCGGTCGATCTGGTCATCGCGTACGAACCCGTCTGGGCCATCGGCACCGGCGAGGTCGCGACCCCGGCGGACGCGCAGGAAGTGTGCGGGTTTCTGCGCAAAACCATCGGTGAGTTGTACGGCGCGGACGTTGCCAACGGGATCCGCATCCTCTACGGCGGCTCGGTGAAGTCGTCCAACGTCGCCGGCATCATGGCCGAGGCGGACGTGGACGGCGCACTCGTCGGCGGCGCCAGCCTGGATCCGGAGGAGTTCGCGCGGATTTGCCGGTTCCGTGAGCATGTGAAAGCGTAA
- a CDS encoding ABC transporter permease gives MTQSVGDTELAHTPEMVPQESAKEIRGRSLWQIALRRLRRDKAAMFGAVLVLIFVILALIRPLLDLVAGVDPFTFDSKAINDSGLPLGFLGGVSGNHWLGVEPSTGRDLMARLLYGVTTSLAVSVVSAIVAVGVGVVTGIAAGYFGGWVDGLISRIVDILLGFPQLLFLIALTPLIANRLDDTFGIDTTNPFWRGLILVVVISFFGWPYFTRVIRGQVLSLREREFVDAARTVGASGPHILFRQILPNLWAPIIVFTSLIIPVYITLEASLAYLGVGFVTPTPSLGVILSDAVSWSTVVPTYFFLPGIVLFLIVLGFNIFGDGLRDALDPRSSH, from the coding sequence ATGACGCAGTCGGTTGGTGACACCGAGCTCGCTCACACCCCGGAAATGGTGCCGCAGGAGTCGGCCAAGGAGATTCGGGGTCGCTCGCTCTGGCAGATCGCGCTGCGCCGGCTCCGCCGCGACAAGGCGGCGATGTTCGGCGCCGTCCTGGTGTTGATTTTCGTCATCCTGGCGCTGATCCGGCCGCTGCTGGATCTGGTCGCCGGCGTCGACCCGTTCACCTTCGACTCCAAGGCGATCAACGACTCCGGCCTGCCGCTGGGCTTCCTCGGCGGCGTCTCCGGCAACCACTGGCTCGGCGTCGAGCCGTCCACCGGCCGCGACCTGATGGCCCGGCTGCTGTACGGTGTCACCACCTCACTGGCCGTGTCGGTCGTCTCGGCGATCGTGGCCGTCGGCGTCGGTGTCGTCACCGGCATCGCCGCCGGTTACTTCGGCGGCTGGGTCGACGGCCTGATCAGCCGGATCGTCGACATCCTGCTCGGCTTCCCGCAGCTGCTGTTCCTGATCGCGCTCACCCCGCTGATCGCGAACCGGCTGGACGACACGTTCGGGATCGACACCACCAACCCGTTCTGGCGAGGTCTGATCCTGGTCGTGGTGATCTCGTTCTTCGGCTGGCCGTACTTCACCCGGGTGATCCGCGGCCAGGTGCTGTCGCTGCGCGAGCGCGAGTTCGTCGACGCCGCCCGTACGGTCGGCGCGAGCGGACCGCACATCCTGTTCCGCCAGATCCTGCCGAACCTGTGGGCTCCGATCATCGTCTTCACCAGCCTGATCATCCCGGTCTACATCACGCTGGAGGCCTCGCTGGCCTACCTCGGTGTCGGCTTCGTGACGCCGACGCCGTCGCTCGGTGTGATCCTGTCCGACGCGGTCAGCTGGTCGACGGTCGTCCCGACGTACTTCTTTCTTCCCGGCATCGTGCTGTTCCTGATCGTGCTCGGGTTCAACATCTTTGGGGACGGGCTGCGCGACGCGCTCGACCCAAGGTCCAGCCACTAG
- a CDS encoding ABC transporter substrate-binding protein: MTLRKKRAIQWFAAGAVVALLASACGTPGSETGGSGDEKVQRGGTLTLLDLADFEHLDPRRNYVASQLQLEVLYAPTLVSYKNATGSAGTEIGADAATDTGTKNADATQWTFTIRKNLKWQDGKAVTCQDFKYGIESSFSDVLTDGPAYQKQYLKGGLDYKGIYLDPKGLDSIKCDGDKISFTLARPIADFNYALTMGIFAAVRKDKDTKEKYDQQPFSYGPYMIKSHVRDQSLELVRNPYWSQADDQIRKNNPDNIKFTFGLDQAVIADRLIQDKAADQRTATFGNTQVPAQNVQQVLNDPKLKARTFGGIDPYVWYVAVNTAKVKDLKCRQAYQYATNKRTYLTAIGGDALGQYATSILSPTMKSYKEIDPYGLKDKPEGDPAKAKQLLAQSPTCPKNIKLDYSQTPTGDKIAASIKEAFARAGITVTANPIARKQYYSTIGKPAIENELAYAAWGADFPRCSSVIPPLFDGTQIPPAGNQNFAQLNDPAINQGIKESAAQTDPQKAEDTCSALDLKVQQTGAIIPLRYEKALFMRGSKVTGAQMNAEYSDISLLNVGVAPGNS, translated from the coding sequence ATGACGCTCAGGAAAAAACGGGCCATTCAGTGGTTCGCGGCGGGGGCCGTGGTCGCCCTGCTGGCGAGCGCATGTGGCACGCCAGGCTCTGAAACCGGTGGTTCGGGTGACGAGAAGGTCCAGCGGGGCGGGACGCTGACCCTGCTCGACCTGGCCGACTTCGAGCACCTCGACCCCCGGCGCAACTACGTCGCCTCGCAGTTGCAGCTCGAGGTCCTGTACGCGCCGACCCTGGTGTCGTACAAGAACGCCACCGGCTCGGCCGGCACCGAGATCGGCGCCGACGCGGCGACCGACACCGGCACCAAGAACGCCGACGCCACCCAGTGGACGTTCACCATCCGCAAGAACCTGAAGTGGCAGGACGGCAAGGCCGTCACCTGCCAGGACTTCAAGTACGGCATCGAGAGCTCGTTCTCCGACGTGCTGACCGACGGCCCGGCGTACCAGAAGCAGTACCTCAAGGGTGGCCTGGACTACAAGGGCATCTACCTTGACCCCAAGGGCCTGGACTCGATCAAGTGTGACGGCGACAAGATCAGCTTCACGCTGGCGCGCCCGATCGCGGACTTCAACTACGCGCTGACGATGGGCATCTTCGCCGCGGTGCGTAAGGACAAGGACACCAAGGAGAAGTACGACCAGCAGCCGTTCTCCTACGGTCCGTACATGATCAAGTCGCACGTCCGCGACCAGAGCCTCGAGCTGGTGCGTAACCCGTACTGGAGCCAGGCCGACGACCAGATCCGGAAGAACAACCCGGACAACATCAAGTTCACCTTCGGTCTCGACCAGGCGGTCATCGCCGACCGGCTGATCCAGGACAAGGCAGCCGACCAGCGGACCGCGACCTTCGGCAACACGCAGGTCCCGGCGCAGAACGTGCAGCAGGTCCTGAACGACCCGAAGCTGAAGGCGCGCACCTTCGGTGGCATCGACCCGTACGTGTGGTACGTGGCGGTGAACACCGCCAAGGTCAAGGACCTGAAGTGCCGCCAGGCCTACCAGTACGCGACCAACAAGCGCACCTACCTGACCGCCATCGGCGGTGACGCGCTCGGTCAGTACGCCACCTCGATCCTGTCGCCGACCATGAAGTCGTACAAGGAGATCGACCCGTACGGCCTCAAGGACAAGCCCGAGGGCGACCCGGCCAAGGCCAAGCAGCTGCTCGCGCAGTCGCCGACCTGCCCGAAGAACATCAAGCTGGACTACTCGCAGACGCCGACCGGTGACAAGATCGCCGCGTCGATCAAGGAGGCGTTCGCGCGGGCCGGCATCACGGTGACCGCCAACCCGATCGCGCGCAAGCAGTACTACAGCACGATCGGCAAGCCGGCCATCGAGAACGAGCTGGCCTACGCCGCGTGGGGTGCGGACTTCCCGCGCTGCTCCTCGGTCATCCCGCCGCTGTTCGACGGCACCCAGATCCCGCCGGCGGGTAACCAGAACTTCGCGCAGCTCAACGACCCGGCGATCAACCAGGGCATCAAGGAATCCGCGGCCCAGACCGATCCGCAGAAGGCCGAGGACACGTGCTCCGCACTTGACCTGAAGGTCCAGCAGACCGGTGCCATCATCCCGCTCCGGTACGAGAAGGCCCTGTTCATGCGGGGCTCGAAGGTCACCGGTGCGCAGATGAACGCGGAGTACAGCGACATCAGCCTGCTGAACGTCGGTGTGGCTCCGGGTAACAGCTAG
- a CDS encoding ABC transporter permease, translating into MIRYVLRRLLLAVLTLFVLSVVCYGLFFAIPTDPAAVSCSKQCTPQALAGARHKLELDIPIHCQYLRFVKGLVVTREYQNKTGPTNFLGCPEVGAKTAESYACNAPCLGYSYARDTSVTDLIAPKLPVTVSLTLYAAVLWIVMGVGAGILSALKPRSIADRIVMILALAGVSLPTFFTGLTIQKFVIDQGFWPIRPEFYSPFTQPWYFIQAMFMPAFVLAIANAAIYARLTRANMLETLNEDYIRTARAKGLKERKVVSKHALRAALTPLVTIAGLDIGALLGGAIITEKVFNVQGLGFLVVDAVTNLDFPVITATTLLAAGFIVFLNLIVDLLYGVIDPKVRLA; encoded by the coding sequence ATGATTCGCTACGTACTCCGGCGACTGCTCCTCGCGGTCCTGACGCTGTTTGTGCTGTCAGTGGTCTGTTACGGGTTGTTCTTCGCCATCCCGACCGACCCCGCGGCGGTGTCCTGCTCCAAGCAGTGCACGCCGCAGGCACTCGCCGGCGCTCGGCACAAGCTCGAGCTGGACATCCCGATCCACTGCCAGTACCTGCGCTTCGTCAAGGGCTTGGTGGTGACGCGCGAGTACCAGAACAAGACCGGTCCGACCAACTTCCTCGGCTGTCCCGAGGTCGGTGCGAAGACCGCGGAGAGCTACGCGTGCAACGCGCCCTGCCTGGGCTACTCGTACGCCCGGGACACGTCGGTGACCGACCTGATCGCGCCGAAGCTGCCGGTCACGGTGTCGCTCACGTTGTACGCCGCCGTGCTGTGGATAGTGATGGGTGTCGGCGCCGGCATCCTGTCCGCGCTCAAGCCAAGAAGCATCGCCGACCGGATCGTCATGATCCTGGCGCTGGCCGGCGTGTCACTACCGACGTTCTTCACTGGCCTGACGATCCAGAAGTTCGTCATCGACCAGGGTTTCTGGCCGATCCGGCCGGAGTTCTACTCGCCGTTCACCCAGCCCTGGTATTTCATCCAGGCGATGTTCATGCCGGCCTTCGTGCTGGCGATCGCCAACGCGGCGATCTATGCCCGACTAACCAGGGCCAACATGCTGGAGACCCTCAACGAGGACTACATTCGGACGGCCAGGGCCAAGGGCCTGAAGGAACGTAAGGTCGTCTCCAAGCACGCCCTGAGAGCCGCGCTGACGCCGCTGGTGACCATCGCCGGCCTGGACATCGGTGCGCTGCTCGGTGGCGCGATCATCACCGAGAAGGTCTTCAACGTGCAGGGCCTGGGCTTCCTGGTCGTCGACGCGGTCACCAACCTGGACTTCCCGGTGATCACCGCGACCACCCTGCTGGCGGCCGGTTTCATCGTGTTCCTGAACCTGATCGTCGACCTGCTCTACGGCGTGATCGACCCGAAGGTCCGGCTGGCCTGA
- the secG gene encoding preprotein translocase subunit SecG, which yields MTLALSIVLIIASLLLIVLVLLHKGKGGGLSSMFGGGVSSQLSGSSIAEKNLDRITIGVGILWFVCAIGLGLLLKFNI from the coding sequence ATGACCCTGGCGTTGTCCATCGTGCTCATCATCGCGAGCCTGTTGCTCATCGTGCTGGTGCTGCTGCACAAAGGCAAAGGCGGCGGCCTGTCCAGCATGTTCGGCGGTGGCGTCAGCTCCCAGCTGTCCGGCTCGTCGATCGCCGAGAAGAACCTCGACCGCATCACCATCGGTGTCGGCATCCTGTGGTTCGTCTGCGCCATCGGCCTCGGCCTGCTGCTGAAGTTCAACATCTGA
- a CDS encoding RNA polymerase-binding protein RbpA — protein sequence MAGGNAIRGTRVGAGPMGEAERGESAPRRRIGFFCANGHVTRPAFSMEVEVPDTWDCPQCGLPAGKDAANPPAAPRNEPYKTHLAYVRERRSDADGAAILDEALNRLRERRGE from the coding sequence GTGGCTGGTGGGAACGCCATTCGGGGGACTCGGGTCGGAGCCGGCCCGATGGGGGAAGCTGAGCGAGGCGAGTCGGCGCCGCGGCGCCGGATCGGATTCTTCTGCGCCAACGGACACGTCACCCGGCCGGCCTTCTCCATGGAGGTGGAGGTCCCGGACACCTGGGACTGTCCGCAGTGCGGCCTGCCGGCCGGCAAGGACGCGGCGAACCCGCCGGCGGCGCCGCGTAACGAGCCCTACAAGACGCATCTCGCGTACGTCCGCGAGCGTCGCTCCGACGCCGACGGCGCCGCGATCCTCGACGAGGCCCTCAACCGCCTCCGCGAACGCCGAGGCGAATAG